The Leadbettera azotonutricia ZAS-9 genome has a window encoding:
- a CDS encoding erythritol/L-threitol dehydrogenase: MSQIPEKMKALVAYGPGDYRLETIPTPRAKGDDVIVKVEGCGVCAGDTKAFAGAPSFWGGDGSPPYIKAPMVPGHEFAGRVVEIGPEQKEFKIGDRVVSEQIVPCGTCKFCRTGRYWMCQKHDLYGFQNNVNGGMAEYMRYPHEGRKYKIPDNMPLEQALLIEPYGCSKHCVDRASISREDFVVLSGAGTLGLGMVGAIRKQNPATFVVLDMNEIRLAKAKEFGADIILNPGKENVVKKIKEMTEGYGCDIYIEASGHPSSVGQGLEMIRKLGRFVEFSVFKDLVTVDWSIISDRKELDLLGSHLSPNCYPSVIEWILDGTLPTTGVVTHKFCLDEWKKAFDMAASGADNSLKVAIIP; this comes from the coding sequence ATGTCTCAAATTCCAGAAAAAATGAAAGCCTTGGTTGCCTATGGGCCAGGGGATTATCGCCTTGAAACAATTCCTACCCCCCGGGCGAAGGGAGATGACGTGATTGTTAAAGTGGAGGGCTGTGGGGTTTGTGCAGGAGACACCAAGGCTTTTGCAGGCGCTCCGAGCTTTTGGGGAGGTGATGGTAGTCCCCCTTATATCAAGGCTCCTATGGTTCCTGGCCATGAATTTGCAGGCAGGGTCGTAGAAATAGGACCAGAACAGAAGGAATTCAAAATTGGCGACCGAGTAGTTTCGGAACAGATCGTCCCCTGCGGGACCTGCAAATTCTGTCGGACTGGACGTTATTGGATGTGTCAGAAGCATGATCTATACGGGTTTCAAAATAATGTAAATGGAGGTATGGCAGAATACATGCGTTATCCTCACGAAGGACGAAAATACAAGATCCCCGATAATATGCCCCTGGAACAAGCCCTCTTAATCGAACCCTATGGATGTTCTAAGCATTGTGTAGACCGGGCAAGTATTTCACGTGAAGATTTTGTGGTACTGAGCGGAGCCGGAACCCTTGGACTTGGTATGGTAGGGGCCATCCGAAAACAAAATCCTGCAACCTTTGTGGTGCTGGATATGAATGAAATACGGCTTGCCAAAGCAAAGGAATTTGGAGCCGATATTATCCTAAACCCCGGCAAGGAAAATGTAGTTAAAAAAATCAAGGAAATGACTGAAGGATATGGCTGTGATATCTATATTGAAGCCAGCGGTCATCCTTCCAGTGTAGGGCAAGGCCTTGAAATGATCCGTAAATTGGGACGGTTTGTTGAATTCAGCGTCTTTAAGGATTTGGTTACTGTGGATTGGAGTATCATCAGCGATCGGAAAGAACTAGACCTTCTAGGTTCTCATTTGAGCCCTAATTGCTATCCGTCGGTTATTGAGTGGATTCTGGATGGTACCCTGCCTACTACAGGAGTAGTTACCCACAAGTTTTGCCTGGACGAATGGAAAAAGGCTTTTGATATGGCGGCTTCCGGTGCGGATAATTCATTGAAAGTTGCAATAATTCCCTAA
- a CDS encoding GolD/DthD family dehydrogenase — protein MISYNGIKADFSLEGKVAIITGGAAGIGLATAEFFAQKGVRLLIADLSPEAEVVAKKLGPENIGVRGNVCDKSYRKHVMEAAIRAFGGADILVNSAGIVALEKAEILSEDYWEKTIAINLTASFMMAQSFGTQLIESKRPGCIVNMASQAGVIALDRHAAYCASKGGVIAMTKTLALEWGKYGIRVNAVSPTVVLTELGHKAWDGPVGEAFKKEIPAERFAEPEEIAAIIGFLCSDAAAMITGHNLLVDGGYTIK, from the coding sequence ATGATATCCTACAACGGTATAAAGGCCGATTTTTCCTTGGAAGGTAAGGTTGCCATTATTACCGGAGGAGCGGCTGGAATAGGACTGGCTACGGCGGAATTTTTCGCGCAAAAAGGGGTTCGGCTCCTTATCGCGGATCTCAGCCCCGAAGCGGAGGTTGTCGCGAAAAAGCTGGGACCGGAAAATATTGGGGTCAGAGGTAATGTCTGCGATAAGTCTTACCGGAAGCATGTAATGGAGGCCGCGATAAGGGCCTTTGGGGGGGCGGATATCCTAGTGAACAGCGCCGGTATTGTGGCTCTGGAAAAGGCGGAAATTCTAAGCGAGGACTATTGGGAAAAAACCATCGCCATCAATCTTACCGCTAGTTTCATGATGGCCCAGTCCTTCGGCACACAGCTTATCGAAAGTAAGCGGCCCGGCTGTATCGTCAACATGGCCTCCCAAGCGGGGGTTATTGCCCTGGACCGGCATGCGGCTTACTGCGCCAGCAAAGGGGGCGTTATTGCCATGACCAAGACTTTGGCTTTGGAATGGGGTAAATACGGCATCCGGGTGAACGCGGTGTCCCCCACGGTGGTACTGACCGAACTGGGGCATAAGGCATGGGATGGGCCTGTGGGGGAGGCATTTAAAAAAGAAATCCCTGCAGAACGTTTTGCCGAGCCTGAAGAAATTGCCGCTATCATCGGTTTCCTGTGTAGTGATGCGGCGGCAATGATTACTGGTCACAATCTGCTGGTCGACGGCGGATATACTATAAAATAG
- a CDS encoding dihydroxyacetone kinase subunit DhaK, giving the protein MQRILNNPDDIVDEMLKGFVKVHRDIVAVTDNPRVLKRVDMPADHVGVVTGGGSGHKPAFIGYIGKNLCDAVAVGEICTSPSAIAFLDAFRAADQGKGVACLYGNYSGDNMNVKMAVKMAAKEGIEVRTVVANDDAASAPKDQAGKRRGVAGEVLMWKAGGAKAAQGASLNEVIVAAQKAIDNTRSIGIGLTPCTLPAVGHPNFEIKPETMEVGIGHHGEPGIEICPLEKAEGIAHRMTGIVLPDYPLAAGDEVVVLVSGLGATPVMELYVLYDEIEKIISKKGISVYRSYVGNYFTSLEMMGATLTVMKLDGELKELMDMPCYSVGLKQA; this is encoded by the coding sequence ATGCAACGTATACTAAATAATCCTGATGATATTGTGGATGAGATGCTCAAGGGTTTTGTGAAGGTCCACAGGGATATTGTTGCCGTTACAGATAATCCACGGGTACTGAAACGAGTGGATATGCCTGCGGATCATGTAGGAGTAGTGACCGGAGGGGGGAGCGGCCACAAGCCCGCCTTCATCGGCTATATCGGAAAGAATCTCTGTGATGCCGTAGCAGTAGGGGAAATCTGCACCAGTCCCAGTGCGATAGCCTTTTTGGACGCCTTTCGAGCGGCGGACCAGGGCAAGGGGGTAGCTTGCCTCTACGGCAACTATTCTGGGGATAACATGAATGTCAAGATGGCTGTCAAGATGGCGGCCAAAGAGGGTATTGAGGTCAGAACCGTGGTAGCTAATGACGATGCCGCCTCCGCTCCCAAGGATCAGGCAGGTAAACGCCGGGGGGTGGCGGGCGAGGTATTGATGTGGAAGGCTGGTGGTGCTAAAGCAGCCCAGGGCGCAAGTCTGAATGAGGTGATCGTCGCGGCTCAAAAGGCCATTGATAATACTCGTAGCATAGGCATAGGGTTGACCCCCTGTACTCTACCGGCAGTGGGGCATCCCAACTTCGAAATAAAACCGGAAACCATGGAGGTGGGCATAGGTCATCACGGTGAACCTGGGATAGAGATCTGCCCCTTGGAAAAGGCGGAGGGAATTGCCCATCGGATGACCGGCATAGTCCTGCCCGATTATCCCTTAGCAGCTGGAGATGAGGTAGTGGTTCTCGTTTCAGGCCTAGGGGCTACTCCAGTAATGGAACTCTACGTTCTTTATGATGAAATTGAAAAAATAATCTCCAAGAAGGGTATTTCCGTATATCGGTCCTATGTGGGGAACTATTTTACCTCCCTGGAGATGATGGGTGCCACCTTAACGGTGATGAAACTGGACGGGGAACTGAAAGAACTCATGGATATGCCCTGTTATAGTGTGGGCTTGAAGCAGGCATAG
- the dhaL gene encoding dihydroxyacetone kinase subunit DhaL codes for MMFYNKDGKTVLLRIVKAVQDNKDYLSEVDGLIGDGDHGMNMNKGFTLFADSIAGKDVSFTKGLDELGNLLFSKIGGSMGPIYGTVFMQMAETGEGYDAIGTLELAAMLRSGLLALYDIVEARPGDKTLVDTLAPACDAMDKDAEEKMNLVAALERMKTAAASGWESTKDMEARFGRSSRLGERSRGVYDAGATSCKIILKAMADGILEVAR; via the coding sequence ATGATGTTTTATAATAAAGACGGAAAAACAGTATTACTGCGTATAGTGAAGGCGGTACAGGATAACAAGGACTATCTATCCGAGGTAGATGGTCTTATCGGGGATGGGGATCACGGAATGAATATGAACAAAGGTTTTACTCTGTTCGCCGATAGTATTGCAGGGAAGGATGTTAGTTTTACAAAAGGGCTTGATGAATTAGGAAACCTTCTGTTTAGCAAAATAGGGGGCTCTATGGGACCTATATACGGAACCGTTTTTATGCAAATGGCGGAAACCGGTGAAGGCTATGACGCCATAGGAACCTTGGAACTTGCCGCTATGCTACGTTCAGGTCTTTTGGCCCTTTATGATATCGTAGAGGCCCGGCCAGGGGACAAGACCTTGGTGGATACCCTTGCCCCAGCCTGCGATGCCATGGACAAGGATGCGGAAGAGAAGATGAACCTTGTTGCCGCCTTGGAGAGGATGAAGACAGCAGCAGCCAGTGGCTGGGAATCCACCAAGGATATGGAGGCTAGGTTCGGCCGCTCAAGCCGCCTAGGGGAACGATCCAGGGGAGTATATGATGCCGGGGCCACGTCCTGTAAGATTATCCTGAAAGCCATGGCGGATGGGATTCTGGAAGTGGCAAGGTAA
- the rpiB gene encoding ribose 5-phosphate isomerase B — protein sequence MHEIVIGCDEAAVNLKRIFIKLLQEMNISVEDVGVRNDEDKTAYPLVASAVCKKIIASGYTKRGILICGTGIGMCIAANKFRGIRAAVCHDIYSAQRSILSNNGNIACFGERVIGTELAKAILREWVKLEFKNGPSTPKVEEIVKVEWENFK from the coding sequence ATGCACGAAATAGTGATAGGCTGCGATGAAGCTGCGGTAAATCTGAAGAGGATCTTTATAAAACTGCTGCAGGAAATGAATATTTCTGTAGAGGATGTGGGGGTTAGAAATGATGAGGACAAGACCGCCTATCCTCTGGTAGCCTCTGCGGTCTGTAAGAAAATTATCGCATCGGGGTATACAAAACGGGGAATCCTTATCTGCGGTACCGGCATAGGGATGTGTATAGCCGCCAATAAATTCCGGGGAATACGAGCGGCAGTATGCCACGATATTTATTCTGCTCAAAGGTCCATTCTGAGTAACAACGGTAATATTGCCTGTTTCGGAGAAAGGGTTATCGGAACGGAACTGGCTAAGGCTATACTTAGAGAATGGGTCAAACTGGAATTCAAAAACGGCCCTTCCACCCCCAAGGTAGAGGAGATTGTCAAAGTGGAATGGGAGAATTTTAAGTAA
- a CDS encoding YhcH/YjgK/YiaL family protein encodes MHHQRSFCQVNVKSYTTKIEKADEYEIYRKEIDVQVLLKGSERIELILSEPLKITLEYNADIDCAFVSGEKPIIYHASENTFAVFFPGEAHAPNLKDDNPSEVFKVIFKILA; translated from the coding sequence ATACACCACCAGCGATCCTTCTGTCAGGTAAATGTAAAGTCTTATACTACAAAGATTGAAAAGGCCGATGAATATGAAATATACCGCAAAGAAATAGATGTTCAAGTCCTCTTAAAAGGTTCAGAACGAATAGAATTGATCCTGTCCGAACCTCTTAAGATTACCCTGGAATACAATGCCGATATTGATTGTGCTTTTGTTTCAGGCGAAAAGCCCATTATCTATCATGCATCGGAAAATACTTTTGCGGTCTTCTTCCCCGGTGAAGCCCATGCCCCAAACTTAAAAGATGACAACCCATCAGAAGTTTTCAAAGTGATATTTAAAATTTTAGCGTAG
- a CDS encoding ATP-binding protein: protein MGRSFYSVKYIRLPELLDDLAVARGEGVFPKIIQVYKKNDLLILDKWLLTPLSETESRDLLEVVESRCSNNSTIFTSQVEPGGWHGKIGSVPIADAILDRTVHNSYTVNIRGEKSMRKRKSVI from the coding sequence ATAGGCCGTAGTTTCTATTCCGTGAAGTACATCCGCTTGCCTGAATTGCTGGATGACCTTGCCGTTGCGCGGGGCGAAGGGGTGTTTCCCAAAATAATACAGGTTTATAAAAAAAACGACCTGCTCATTCTGGACAAATGGCTGTTGACCCCCCTTTCTGAAACTGAAAGCCGGGACCTTCTTGAAGTAGTTGAGTCCCGCTGTTCCAATAATTCCACCATATTCACAAGCCAGGTAGAACCAGGCGGCTGGCATGGAAAGATTGGCTCTGTTCCCATTGCTGACGCTATTCTCGACCGGACAGTTCATAATTCTTATACCGTCAATATCCGGGGAGAAAAATCTATGCGTAAACGCAAGAGTGTCATTTAA